One Kribbella sp. NBC_00662 genomic region harbors:
- the murJ gene encoding murein biosynthesis integral membrane protein MurJ has protein sequence MADRTLRSAAVMAAGTVLSRLLGFIRIALLAAAIGTALRGDIFTAANTIPNSLYILLAGGVFNTVLVPQLVRAIKNHDDGGQDFTNRVLTFGFVVLAVVTVGCVLLAPAIAELYLPKELHDPSRVTEKANMVMFVRLCLPQIFFYGAFVLVGQVLNARRRFGPMMWAPIANNIVACASIVIFLFVYRVGDTPPTYSHGEELLLGLGHTVGIAVQLLVLLPYLKASGHTYRLKFGLRGTGLGHTARLGLWTVLFVAVNQVTLVVVTQLAIAGSASDDPGAKAGLFAYSTAMLIILVPHGIVTVSLATAALPQMSALAAEGDTAAVGQLSARSIRQTLAIVVPAAAAMIAFAYPIVTLIAGYGSGKNNLTLMSYTLMTLALGIVPFTVQYFQLRTFYAFEDTKTPFFLQCVIAATNIAAAVIGVRVLLDAEHLRFSGVVLGAAYALAYLVAVLISRPVLRRRVPRVPGAGIGLPLLAMVIAAVAGAGTARVVIWVLSLGIEWSGPLGAILELAIAAVVMLPVYAGVSRVLRIHEVNDVVSMVTSKLPVRR, from the coding sequence ATGGCTGACCGCACCCTGCGATCCGCGGCGGTGATGGCAGCCGGAACGGTGCTGTCCCGCCTGCTCGGATTCATCCGGATCGCCCTGCTCGCCGCCGCGATCGGCACCGCGCTGCGCGGCGACATCTTCACCGCCGCGAACACGATCCCGAACAGCCTGTACATCCTGCTCGCCGGCGGGGTGTTCAACACCGTCCTGGTCCCGCAGTTGGTGCGCGCGATCAAGAACCACGACGACGGCGGTCAGGACTTCACCAACCGCGTGCTGACGTTCGGCTTCGTCGTACTCGCCGTCGTCACGGTCGGATGTGTGCTGCTGGCGCCGGCGATCGCCGAGCTGTACCTGCCGAAGGAGCTGCACGATCCGTCCCGGGTGACCGAGAAGGCGAACATGGTGATGTTCGTCCGGCTCTGTCTGCCGCAGATCTTCTTCTACGGCGCGTTCGTGCTGGTCGGCCAGGTGCTGAACGCGCGGCGCCGGTTCGGTCCGATGATGTGGGCGCCGATCGCGAACAACATCGTCGCGTGCGCCTCGATCGTGATCTTCCTGTTCGTCTACCGGGTCGGCGACACGCCTCCGACGTACAGCCACGGCGAGGAACTGTTGCTCGGGCTCGGGCACACGGTCGGCATCGCCGTCCAGCTGCTGGTGCTGCTGCCGTACCTGAAGGCGAGCGGGCACACGTATCGACTCAAGTTCGGCCTCCGCGGTACCGGTCTGGGGCACACTGCCCGATTGGGCCTTTGGACGGTTCTTTTCGTCGCCGTGAACCAGGTGACGCTCGTCGTGGTCACGCAGCTCGCCATCGCGGGTAGCGCGTCGGACGACCCGGGCGCGAAGGCCGGTCTGTTCGCGTACAGCACCGCGATGCTGATCATCCTGGTGCCGCACGGCATCGTCACGGTCTCGCTGGCGACCGCCGCACTGCCGCAGATGTCCGCGCTGGCGGCCGAGGGCGACACCGCCGCGGTGGGCCAGCTGTCGGCGCGTTCGATCCGGCAGACGCTGGCGATCGTCGTGCCGGCGGCCGCCGCGATGATCGCGTTCGCGTATCCGATCGTCACGCTGATCGCCGGGTACGGCTCGGGTAAGAACAACCTGACGTTGATGTCGTACACGCTGATGACGCTGGCGCTCGGCATCGTGCCGTTCACCGTGCAGTACTTCCAGCTACGCACGTTCTACGCCTTCGAGGACACCAAGACGCCGTTCTTCCTGCAATGCGTGATCGCGGCGACCAACATCGCCGCGGCCGTGATCGGGGTCCGGGTGCTGCTCGACGCCGAACACCTCCGGTTCAGCGGCGTGGTGCTGGGTGCGGCGTACGCGCTCGCCTATCTGGTCGCCGTACTGATCTCCCGGCCGGTACTGCGGCGGAGGGTGCCGCGTGTGCCCGGTGCGGGGATCGGGCTCCCGCTGCTGGCGATGGTGATCGCCGCGGTGGCCGGCGCCGGTACGGCCCGCGTGGTGATCTGGGTGCTGAGCCTGGGAATCGAATGGTCCGGACCGCTCGGCGCGATCCTCGAGTTGGCGATCGCGGCGGTCGTCATGCTCCCGGTGTACGCCGGTGTGTCCCGGGTACTCCGTATCCACGAAGTGAACGACGTGGTGTCCATGGTCACATCGAAGTTGCCTGTACGCCGCTGA
- a CDS encoding protein kinase family protein has product MSNQTVSPGALLAGRYRIAELLAEIDGARVWRAVDEVLSRAVVVDVLPVGDPRTNLLFDAARRAAAANDPRFLRVLDCDMHDGVTYCVREWAGGRSLERMLGTGPLTGQQAGWLAREVSEALENLHRTGYAHGAISPATVIITDAGAIKVVGVATEAALRSSGAGSPEEDVHALGELLFASLTGRWPGPAPAWGLQPAPVEHGRLLSPRQVRAGVPRSLDDISDRLLGDPPRHHAPPITSAAGLSAALSGVVGSSHEPPNQMDETVQVARQNGSIDDATQVVPQAGPPALDPTPRPTYDAEPNGYRPPQPAYNAAAETRPVRRQTPPPSNGNGRRRHDEPKPKGSWGGRILILLAILALLSVIAMAQFLLKGAMNNDQDSNSGGAKSSAPPQTSTTPSATGGPAKIVGAKDFDPKPDGNGEEHPEDVPNTYDGKASTTWTTMSYSKANLGGQKPGVGIIYDLGAPTTVSKVAVAVQGDDTSLQLMVPKADPNTSPTTVDGWKPVATQADQPEGTVNLTPSAPTETRYVLVWLTKLPKDSGGKYRGTISEVSIQK; this is encoded by the coding sequence GTGTCGAACCAGACCGTGAGTCCTGGTGCCCTGCTGGCCGGGCGGTACCGGATCGCCGAGCTGCTGGCAGAGATCGACGGTGCGCGTGTATGGCGGGCCGTGGACGAGGTCCTCAGCCGCGCGGTCGTCGTCGACGTACTGCCGGTCGGTGATCCCCGGACGAACCTGCTGTTCGACGCCGCGCGCCGGGCTGCCGCCGCGAACGATCCGCGGTTCCTGCGGGTGCTCGACTGCGACATGCACGACGGTGTGACGTACTGCGTCCGCGAGTGGGCCGGCGGGCGGTCGCTGGAGCGGATGCTCGGCACCGGACCGTTGACCGGGCAGCAGGCGGGCTGGCTGGCCCGCGAGGTGTCCGAAGCGCTGGAGAACCTGCACCGCACCGGCTACGCGCACGGAGCGATCAGCCCGGCGACCGTGATCATCACCGACGCGGGCGCGATCAAGGTCGTCGGCGTGGCCACCGAGGCTGCGCTGCGGTCGTCCGGAGCGGGGTCACCCGAAGAGGACGTCCACGCGCTCGGCGAACTGCTGTTCGCGTCGCTGACCGGCCGCTGGCCCGGTCCGGCGCCGGCCTGGGGACTCCAGCCCGCGCCGGTCGAGCACGGCCGGCTGCTGAGCCCGCGCCAGGTGCGAGCCGGCGTACCGCGCTCGCTGGACGACATCAGCGACCGGCTGCTGGGCGATCCGCCACGGCACCACGCCCCGCCGATCACCAGCGCGGCCGGCCTGTCCGCCGCGCTGTCCGGAGTCGTCGGCAGCTCGCACGAGCCGCCGAACCAGATGGACGAGACCGTCCAGGTCGCCCGGCAGAACGGGAGCATCGACGACGCCACCCAGGTGGTGCCGCAGGCCGGCCCGCCGGCGCTCGACCCGACCCCGCGGCCGACGTACGACGCCGAGCCGAACGGGTACCGCCCGCCGCAACCGGCGTACAACGCCGCGGCCGAGACGCGGCCGGTCCGGCGCCAGACTCCCCCGCCGTCGAACGGGAACGGCCGGCGCCGGCACGACGAGCCGAAGCCGAAGGGTTCCTGGGGCGGCCGGATCCTGATCCTGCTCGCGATCCTCGCGCTGCTGTCGGTGATCGCGATGGCGCAGTTCCTGCTCAAGGGCGCGATGAACAACGACCAGGACAGCAACAGCGGCGGCGCGAAGAGCAGTGCCCCGCCGCAGACCAGCACGACACCGTCGGCGACCGGCGGCCCGGCCAAGATCGTCGGCGCCAAGGACTTCGACCCGAAGCCGGACGGCAACGGCGAGGAGCACCCGGAGGACGTACCGAACACCTACGACGGCAAGGCGAGCACGACCTGGACGACGATGTCGTACAGCAAGGCGAACCTCGGCGGCCAGAAGCCCGGCGTCGGCATCATCTACGACCTCGGCGCGCCGACCACCGTGTCGAAGGTCGCGGTGGCGGTGCAAGGCGACGACACGAGCCTCCAGCTGATGGTCCCGAAGGCCGACCCGAACACGTCGCCGACGACGGTCGACGGCTGGAAGCCCGTCGCCACCCAAGCGGACCAGCCCGAGGGTACGGTGAATCTCACCCCCTCGGCGCCGACCGAGACGCGGTACGTGCTCGTCTGGCTGACCAAGCTGCCGAAGGACAGCGGCGGTAAGTACCGGGGCACGATCTCGGAGGTCTCAATCCAGAAATGA